One Misgurnus anguillicaudatus chromosome 20, ASM2758022v2, whole genome shotgun sequence DNA segment encodes these proteins:
- the znf687b gene encoding zinc finger protein 687b isoform X2 → MGDMKTPDFDDLLAAFDIPDIDAKEAIQSAPDEVEGHQGAGGGSLIKSGDGSGGGNSAVRSPSPSTDSQGDPLIVSVIVKNRVRPEPFDGGDGTVPEPLNHNGFVSSASSSSPSSSSPSVGSRVSGAVASSPLATSLPEPFNGTPRLGSSAYRRVDSDDEDSDPDSGGSLVIHESPDSPTPPKLSRRLRSPPESSQSPSLPSSTSISSSAFPKPGDIPLASPASPRAQQNWLSAGPGKSLPQEERNPEHVIEERDSPESPEPEIPKSSMPTSAVTKRSSSPAVASSPSVALREPKDEEEEMEVSTENGQDMNKTDGKDNGKRDAEKMEVDNIAQSLPENTGSSASSAGGKAAAGGNAPSRPLKVRIKTIKTSTGGITRTVTRVAGKGGNANTGKGTDALKSQTGRTVPAKGARKNDSTPGQVVKTLPVSTLEASSAMIAAASKVQNKMAAQSDKTKVSATAVSITKATTLPVTPAVGGISVRPAVAKTANGGTANVHVPCKPASIVNSTGAVISRSQSSLVEAFNKILNSKNLLPSYRPDLSTPPPSEWGLPMPAAGYRCLECGDSFALERSLARHYDRRSLRIEVTCNHCAKRLAFFNKCSLLLHAREHKERGLVMQCSHLVMRPVTVEQMIGQQDTTPIGVLSPSLSSPPLPSSNAPTGTTPVPSTSSPLKDSPSPGTTSSQPSPARRGPQSPQALMPLPCKKGEALQYNNFKCPECQAQFSSKAELVTHFQQIRATPNSTCMLCSPPMMLPNWCSVSAHQRVHKHRAPHVCPECGGTARQATFQTHLEEACLHFARRIGYRCSSCQVVFGGLNSIKSHIQTAHCEVFHKCPNCPMAFKSAQSAQGHITSQHPTLTAAQAKMIYKCVMCDTVFTQKPLLYMHFDTHLAKQKVHVFKCPDCTKLYAQKGSMMEHIKTVHRGLLAKADTPPTTTSPASAPVSNSTSKPKPTENTSDELSQGQGEEEEEGEEEEGEREQEGEEREEEDEEEENDEEEQPSSPESGSLEWRCRECKKRYADREDYINHMKEEHDKVIKNFPCRLCERSFTTANSLRRHVRVIHEGVKRVFNCPHCSEGKRTFSSRLILEKHLRVRHGVKTRQSTDRQSAPNTRKRSAPSEGAGSSSELDNEGGTQTGGGGGADTDNIAGDDSSGPAKRTRASENRPVEQQEEDDGTYRCTPCGYTTQDWDEFQHHIPIHCDAENAPQQCLQCGACFASAGSLSRHKFITHRLRQGQRGENASPGGMQQDGSPSSPKAGEEGEGGASCRVCGRRFDKASDLNTHFRTHGMAFIAAHRTDKP, encoded by the exons ATGGGGGACATGAAAACCCCCGATTTCGATGACCTGTTGGCAGCGTTTGATATTCCTGACATTGATGCCAAGGAGGCTATCCAGTCGGCCCCAGATGAGGTCGAGGGACATCAGGGAGCCGGCGGAGGATCACTCATAAAGTCCGGTGATGGTTCAGGTGGTGGAAACTCTGCCGTCAGATCTCCAAGCCCCTCCACGGATTCTCAGGGCGATCCTTTGATTGTTAGCGTGATTGTGAAGAACCGGGTTCGTCCCGAGCCTTTCGATGGTGGTGACGGCACAGTACCTGAACCGCTCAACCATAATGGATTTGTGTCATCAG CTTCATCATCCTCACCATCATCATCGTCTCCTTCGGTCGGTTCTCGTGTTTCTGGGGCTGTTGCTTCTTCACCACTAGCTACATCTCTACCGGAACCGTTTAACGGTACGCCACGTCTTGGTTCATCTGCTTACAGACGTGTAGATTCAGATGATGAGGATTCAGATCCTGATTCAGGAGGATCTCTAGTCATCCACGAAAGTCCAGATTCTCCAACTCCTCCAAAACTGTCACGCCGGTTGAGGTCTCCACCTGAAAGTTCACAATCTCCATCTCTGCCCTCCTCAACGTCCATATCCTCCAGTGCTTTCCCCAAACCAGGTGACATCCCCCTAGCGTCACCTGCCTCACCACGGGCTCAACAGAACTGGCTTTCCGCAGGACCCGGAAAGAGTTTACCCCAGGAGGAACGCAATCCAGAGCATGTCATCGAAGAACGAGACTCCCCGGAGAGCCCCGAGCCGGAGATTCCCAAGTCCTCCATGCCAACGTCAGCTGTTACTAAAAGATCTAGCAGCCCAGCGGTGGCTTCATCTCCATCTGTTGCTCTTCGAGAACCCAAGGATGAAGAAGAAGAGATGGAAGTGTCAACAGAAAATGGACAGGATATGAATAAAACAGATGGTAAGGACAATGGGAAAAGGGATGCAGAGAAAATGGAGGTAGACAACATTGCACAGTCTCTTCCAGAAAACACCGGCTCATCGGCCAGCAGCGCCGGCGGCAAAGCCGCAGCTGGTGGTAATGCCCCCTCCAGGCCTCTTAAAGTCCGTATTAAGACCATCAAAACATCAACAGGGGGCATCACCCGAACAGTCACCAGAGTAGCAGGCAAGGGAGGTAACGCCAATACAGGAAAAGGCACAGACGCATTAAAATCCCAAACAGGTCGAACAGTCCCCGCCAAAGGAGCCAGAAAAAACGATTCCACTCCCGGTCAAGTGGTAAAAACTTTACCTGTTTCCACATTAGAAGCCAGCAGTGCCATGATAGCTGCAGCTAGCAAAGTTCAAAACAAAATGGCAGCACAATCCGATAAAACAAAAGTCTCTGCCACAGCAGTCAGCATCACAAAAGCCACCACTCTCCCCGTCACGCCGGCTGTTGGCGGAATAAGCGTGCGCCCCGCTGTCGCCAAAACTGCTAATGGGGGTACCGCTAACGTGCACGTACCGTGTAAACCGGCCTCTATTGTCAACAGCACTGGTGCTGTTATCTCCCGTAGCCAGTCGAGCCTCGTTGAAGCCTTCAACAAGATCCTTAATAGCAAGAACTTGCTTCCCAGCTACCGCCCGGACCTTTCCACCCCACCGCCTTCTGAGTGGGGTCTCCCTATGCCCGCTGCTGGCTACAGGTGCCTGGAATGCGGCGATTCCTTCGCTCTGGAGCGAAGCTTGGCACGACACTATGACCGACGCTCTTTGAGAATAGAAGTCACGTGCAATCACTGCGCAAAACGCCTGGCGTTCTTTAATAAATGCAGTTTGCTGCTACACGCTCGGGAACACAAGGAAAGAGGTCTGGTCATGCAATGCTCACATCTGGTGATGAGACCAGTCACAGTGGAACAGATGATCGGCCAACAAGACACTACTCCTATTG GTGTGCTCTCTCCCTCACTTTCTTCTCCACCTTTGCCGTCCTCGAACGCTCCAACAGGAACAACCCCTGTACCGTCCACTTCGAGTCCACTGAAGGACTCCCCCTCTCCCGGCACGACTTCGTCCCAGCCCAGTCCCGCTCGCCGCGGGCCCCAGAGTCCCCAGGCCCTAATGCCTCTACCCTGCAAGAAAGGCGAGGCCCTGCAGTATAACAACTTCAAATGTCCCGAATGCCAAGCTCAGTTTTCAAGCAAGGCTGAATTAGTGACTCATTTTCAACAAATCAGAGCTACTCCTAACTCG ACCTGTATGCTTTGCTCTCCACCTATGATGCTGCCTAACTGGTGCAGCGTGTCGGCCCATCAGCGCGTCCACAAGCATCGTGCTCCTCACGTGTGTCCGGAGTGTGGTGGTACTGCCCGCCAGGCCACCTTTCAAACCCATCTGGAAGAAGCCTGTCTGCACTTTGCAAGGCGCATCGGTTACAG GTGTTCCAGTTGTCAGGTTGTGTTTGGAGGTCTGAATTCCATCAAGTCCCACATTCAGACTGCACATTGTGAGGTCTTCCACAAGTGTCCCAATTGCCCCATGGCCTTCAAATCTGCCCAGAGCGCCCAGGGGCACATCACTTCCCAGCATCCCACCCTAACAGCCGCACAGGCCAA GATGATCTACAAATGTGTCATGTGCGACACTGTGTTTACCCAGAAGCCTCTGTTGTATATGCATTTTGACACTCACCTGGCAAAACAAAAGGTGCATGTGTTCAAATGTCCGGACTGCACCAAACTCTACGCCCAGAAAGGCTCCATGATGGAACACATCAAG ACTGTTCACAGAGGCCTGTTAGCCAAAGCAGATACTCCACCCACCACCACATCTCCTGCCTCCGCCCCTGTTAGCAACTCCACCTCTAAACCCAAACCAACAGAAAACACTTCTGATGAATTGAGCCAGGGACAGggagaggaggaagaggaaggTGAGGAGGAGGAGGGGGAAAGAGAGCAGGAAGGCGAAGAAAGGGAAGAGGAAGACGAGGAGGAGGAGAATGACGAAGAAGAGCAACCCAGTTCTCCAGAGAGCGGGAGTTTGGAGTGGAGGTGCAGGGAGTGTAAGAAACGCTACGCAGACAGAGAAGATTACATTAATCACATGAAGGAAGAACATGATAAG GTAATAAAGAACTTCCCGTGCAGATTGTGTGAACGTTCATTCACTACAGCTAACAGTTTGCGTCGGCATGTCCGCGTTATACACGAAGGTGTGAAGAGAGTCTTCAACTGCCC GCACTGCTCAGAGGGCAAGCGAACATTTAGCAGTCGGCTGATTTTGGAGAAGCACTTGCGGGTCAGACACGGCGTCAAAACTCGACAGTCGACAGACCGACAG AGTGCTCCAAACACCAGGAAGCGTTCAGCTCCAAGTGAGGGGGCAGGCAGTTCTTCTGAGCTCGACAATGAGGGTGGGACCCAaacaggaggaggaggaggggcCGACACCGATAACATCGCTGGAGATGATTCCTCCGGTCCAGCGAAAAGAACTCGAGCATCTGAGAATCGACCAGTCGAGCAGCAGGAAGAGGATGATGGCACATACCGCTGCACACCCTGTGGCTATACCACCCAAGACTGGGATGAATTTCAGCACCACATTCCCATCCACTGTGACGCTGAAAATGCACCTCAGCAGTGCTTGCAGTGCGGAGCTTGCTTCGCATCCGCCGGCTCCCTCAGCCGCCACAAATTCATCACGCATCGTTTACGCCAAGGTCAGCGTGGTGAAAACGCGTCCCCCGGTGGGATGCAACAGGACGGCTCGCCCTCTTCGCCTAAAGCGGGCGAGGAGGGGGAGGGAGGGGCCAGCTGCAGAGTGTGCGGTAGACGTTTCGATAAGGCATCAGACCTCAACACGCACTTCCGCACACACGGTATGGCTTTCATCGCGGCACACAGGACCGATAAACCCTAg
- the znf687b gene encoding zinc finger protein 687b isoform X1, which produces MGDMKTPDFDDLLAAFDIPDIDAKEAIQSAPDEVEGHQGAGGGSLIKSGDGSGGGNSAVRSPSPSTDSQGDPLIVSVIVKNRVRPEPFDGGDGTVPEPLNHNGFVSSGGSVHMSQGRSQPNGEQWPICSSKLVPETTGPVHGSSSTSKQGSNIFNKLKPLMAQGAGDSVGRARKMQLLQQQHMQQEINLEAADKAKAPAVPSGAASPFFPPPKPLLSTPSTASSSSPSSSSPSVGSRVSGAVASSPLATSLPEPFNGTPRLGSSAYRRVDSDDEDSDPDSGGSLVIHESPDSPTPPKLSRRLRSPPESSQSPSLPSSTSISSSAFPKPGDIPLASPASPRAQQNWLSAGPGKSLPQEERNPEHVIEERDSPESPEPEIPKSSMPTSAVTKRSSSPAVASSPSVALREPKDEEEEMEVSTENGQDMNKTDGKDNGKRDAEKMEVDNIAQSLPENTGSSASSAGGKAAAGGNAPSRPLKVRIKTIKTSTGGITRTVTRVAGKGGNANTGKGTDALKSQTGRTVPAKGARKNDSTPGQVVKTLPVSTLEASSAMIAAASKVQNKMAAQSDKTKVSATAVSITKATTLPVTPAVGGISVRPAVAKTANGGTANVHVPCKPASIVNSTGAVISRSQSSLVEAFNKILNSKNLLPSYRPDLSTPPPSEWGLPMPAAGYRCLECGDSFALERSLARHYDRRSLRIEVTCNHCAKRLAFFNKCSLLLHAREHKERGLVMQCSHLVMRPVTVEQMIGQQDTTPIGVLSPSLSSPPLPSSNAPTGTTPVPSTSSPLKDSPSPGTTSSQPSPARRGPQSPQALMPLPCKKGEALQYNNFKCPECQAQFSSKAELVTHFQQIRATPNSTCMLCSPPMMLPNWCSVSAHQRVHKHRAPHVCPECGGTARQATFQTHLEEACLHFARRIGYRCSSCQVVFGGLNSIKSHIQTAHCEVFHKCPNCPMAFKSAQSAQGHITSQHPTLTAAQAKMIYKCVMCDTVFTQKPLLYMHFDTHLAKQKVHVFKCPDCTKLYAQKGSMMEHIKTVHRGLLAKADTPPTTTSPASAPVSNSTSKPKPTENTSDELSQGQGEEEEEGEEEEGEREQEGEEREEEDEEEENDEEEQPSSPESGSLEWRCRECKKRYADREDYINHMKEEHDKVIKNFPCRLCERSFTTANSLRRHVRVIHEGVKRVFNCPHCSEGKRTFSSRLILEKHLRVRHGVKTRQSTDRQSAPNTRKRSAPSEGAGSSSELDNEGGTQTGGGGGADTDNIAGDDSSGPAKRTRASENRPVEQQEEDDGTYRCTPCGYTTQDWDEFQHHIPIHCDAENAPQQCLQCGACFASAGSLSRHKFITHRLRQGQRGENASPGGMQQDGSPSSPKAGEEGEGGASCRVCGRRFDKASDLNTHFRTHGMAFIAAHRTDKP; this is translated from the exons ATGGGGGACATGAAAACCCCCGATTTCGATGACCTGTTGGCAGCGTTTGATATTCCTGACATTGATGCCAAGGAGGCTATCCAGTCGGCCCCAGATGAGGTCGAGGGACATCAGGGAGCCGGCGGAGGATCACTCATAAAGTCCGGTGATGGTTCAGGTGGTGGAAACTCTGCCGTCAGATCTCCAAGCCCCTCCACGGATTCTCAGGGCGATCCTTTGATTGTTAGCGTGATTGTGAAGAACCGGGTTCGTCCCGAGCCTTTCGATGGTGGTGACGGCACAGTACCTGAACCGCTCAACCATAATGGATTTGTGTCATCAGGTGGGTCGGTACATATGTCTCAGGGCCGATCCCAGCCTAATGGGGAGCAGTGGCCCATATGCAGCTCAAAGTTGGTTCCAGAGACCACAGGGCCTGTTCATGGATCTTCTAGCACCTCTAAACAGGGCAGCAACATTTTTAATAAGCTTAAGCCATTGATGGCACAAGGAGCTGGAGATTCGGTGGGAAGGGCTCGAAAAATGCAGCTTTTACAACAGCAACATATGCAGCAGGAGATTAACCTAGAAGCTGCAGATAAGGCAAAAGCCCCTGCTGTTCCTAGTGGAGCAGCATCTCCGTTCTTTCCTCCACCTAAACCACTTCTTTCTACTCCCTCCACAGCTTCATCATCCTCACCATCATCATCGTCTCCTTCGGTCGGTTCTCGTGTTTCTGGGGCTGTTGCTTCTTCACCACTAGCTACATCTCTACCGGAACCGTTTAACGGTACGCCACGTCTTGGTTCATCTGCTTACAGACGTGTAGATTCAGATGATGAGGATTCAGATCCTGATTCAGGAGGATCTCTAGTCATCCACGAAAGTCCAGATTCTCCAACTCCTCCAAAACTGTCACGCCGGTTGAGGTCTCCACCTGAAAGTTCACAATCTCCATCTCTGCCCTCCTCAACGTCCATATCCTCCAGTGCTTTCCCCAAACCAGGTGACATCCCCCTAGCGTCACCTGCCTCACCACGGGCTCAACAGAACTGGCTTTCCGCAGGACCCGGAAAGAGTTTACCCCAGGAGGAACGCAATCCAGAGCATGTCATCGAAGAACGAGACTCCCCGGAGAGCCCCGAGCCGGAGATTCCCAAGTCCTCCATGCCAACGTCAGCTGTTACTAAAAGATCTAGCAGCCCAGCGGTGGCTTCATCTCCATCTGTTGCTCTTCGAGAACCCAAGGATGAAGAAGAAGAGATGGAAGTGTCAACAGAAAATGGACAGGATATGAATAAAACAGATGGTAAGGACAATGGGAAAAGGGATGCAGAGAAAATGGAGGTAGACAACATTGCACAGTCTCTTCCAGAAAACACCGGCTCATCGGCCAGCAGCGCCGGCGGCAAAGCCGCAGCTGGTGGTAATGCCCCCTCCAGGCCTCTTAAAGTCCGTATTAAGACCATCAAAACATCAACAGGGGGCATCACCCGAACAGTCACCAGAGTAGCAGGCAAGGGAGGTAACGCCAATACAGGAAAAGGCACAGACGCATTAAAATCCCAAACAGGTCGAACAGTCCCCGCCAAAGGAGCCAGAAAAAACGATTCCACTCCCGGTCAAGTGGTAAAAACTTTACCTGTTTCCACATTAGAAGCCAGCAGTGCCATGATAGCTGCAGCTAGCAAAGTTCAAAACAAAATGGCAGCACAATCCGATAAAACAAAAGTCTCTGCCACAGCAGTCAGCATCACAAAAGCCACCACTCTCCCCGTCACGCCGGCTGTTGGCGGAATAAGCGTGCGCCCCGCTGTCGCCAAAACTGCTAATGGGGGTACCGCTAACGTGCACGTACCGTGTAAACCGGCCTCTATTGTCAACAGCACTGGTGCTGTTATCTCCCGTAGCCAGTCGAGCCTCGTTGAAGCCTTCAACAAGATCCTTAATAGCAAGAACTTGCTTCCCAGCTACCGCCCGGACCTTTCCACCCCACCGCCTTCTGAGTGGGGTCTCCCTATGCCCGCTGCTGGCTACAGGTGCCTGGAATGCGGCGATTCCTTCGCTCTGGAGCGAAGCTTGGCACGACACTATGACCGACGCTCTTTGAGAATAGAAGTCACGTGCAATCACTGCGCAAAACGCCTGGCGTTCTTTAATAAATGCAGTTTGCTGCTACACGCTCGGGAACACAAGGAAAGAGGTCTGGTCATGCAATGCTCACATCTGGTGATGAGACCAGTCACAGTGGAACAGATGATCGGCCAACAAGACACTACTCCTATTG GTGTGCTCTCTCCCTCACTTTCTTCTCCACCTTTGCCGTCCTCGAACGCTCCAACAGGAACAACCCCTGTACCGTCCACTTCGAGTCCACTGAAGGACTCCCCCTCTCCCGGCACGACTTCGTCCCAGCCCAGTCCCGCTCGCCGCGGGCCCCAGAGTCCCCAGGCCCTAATGCCTCTACCCTGCAAGAAAGGCGAGGCCCTGCAGTATAACAACTTCAAATGTCCCGAATGCCAAGCTCAGTTTTCAAGCAAGGCTGAATTAGTGACTCATTTTCAACAAATCAGAGCTACTCCTAACTCG ACCTGTATGCTTTGCTCTCCACCTATGATGCTGCCTAACTGGTGCAGCGTGTCGGCCCATCAGCGCGTCCACAAGCATCGTGCTCCTCACGTGTGTCCGGAGTGTGGTGGTACTGCCCGCCAGGCCACCTTTCAAACCCATCTGGAAGAAGCCTGTCTGCACTTTGCAAGGCGCATCGGTTACAG GTGTTCCAGTTGTCAGGTTGTGTTTGGAGGTCTGAATTCCATCAAGTCCCACATTCAGACTGCACATTGTGAGGTCTTCCACAAGTGTCCCAATTGCCCCATGGCCTTCAAATCTGCCCAGAGCGCCCAGGGGCACATCACTTCCCAGCATCCCACCCTAACAGCCGCACAGGCCAA GATGATCTACAAATGTGTCATGTGCGACACTGTGTTTACCCAGAAGCCTCTGTTGTATATGCATTTTGACACTCACCTGGCAAAACAAAAGGTGCATGTGTTCAAATGTCCGGACTGCACCAAACTCTACGCCCAGAAAGGCTCCATGATGGAACACATCAAG ACTGTTCACAGAGGCCTGTTAGCCAAAGCAGATACTCCACCCACCACCACATCTCCTGCCTCCGCCCCTGTTAGCAACTCCACCTCTAAACCCAAACCAACAGAAAACACTTCTGATGAATTGAGCCAGGGACAGggagaggaggaagaggaaggTGAGGAGGAGGAGGGGGAAAGAGAGCAGGAAGGCGAAGAAAGGGAAGAGGAAGACGAGGAGGAGGAGAATGACGAAGAAGAGCAACCCAGTTCTCCAGAGAGCGGGAGTTTGGAGTGGAGGTGCAGGGAGTGTAAGAAACGCTACGCAGACAGAGAAGATTACATTAATCACATGAAGGAAGAACATGATAAG GTAATAAAGAACTTCCCGTGCAGATTGTGTGAACGTTCATTCACTACAGCTAACAGTTTGCGTCGGCATGTCCGCGTTATACACGAAGGTGTGAAGAGAGTCTTCAACTGCCC GCACTGCTCAGAGGGCAAGCGAACATTTAGCAGTCGGCTGATTTTGGAGAAGCACTTGCGGGTCAGACACGGCGTCAAAACTCGACAGTCGACAGACCGACAG AGTGCTCCAAACACCAGGAAGCGTTCAGCTCCAAGTGAGGGGGCAGGCAGTTCTTCTGAGCTCGACAATGAGGGTGGGACCCAaacaggaggaggaggaggggcCGACACCGATAACATCGCTGGAGATGATTCCTCCGGTCCAGCGAAAAGAACTCGAGCATCTGAGAATCGACCAGTCGAGCAGCAGGAAGAGGATGATGGCACATACCGCTGCACACCCTGTGGCTATACCACCCAAGACTGGGATGAATTTCAGCACCACATTCCCATCCACTGTGACGCTGAAAATGCACCTCAGCAGTGCTTGCAGTGCGGAGCTTGCTTCGCATCCGCCGGCTCCCTCAGCCGCCACAAATTCATCACGCATCGTTTACGCCAAGGTCAGCGTGGTGAAAACGCGTCCCCCGGTGGGATGCAACAGGACGGCTCGCCCTCTTCGCCTAAAGCGGGCGAGGAGGGGGAGGGAGGGGCCAGCTGCAGAGTGTGCGGTAGACGTTTCGATAAGGCATCAGACCTCAACACGCACTTCCGCACACACGGTATGGCTTTCATCGCGGCACACAGGACCGATAAACCCTAg